The following proteins are encoded in a genomic region of Streptomyces gobiensis:
- a CDS encoding beta-ketoacyl synthase N-terminal-like domain-containing protein: MTKRPTRPRPVIVDWSAISPFGIGREAFLAGMSSGGATDCVPAEDGAIPRTRARMAGQFETRTALGRKGTRSMDRLTALTVATAGQLVERCADLTGSPGQDGGAPADVLPGRALVLGTTTGSAQSMMDFTRSSLTGDRPYHVDPARFPNTVMNCAAGQAAIWHRLKGPNVTVGGGRAAGLLALNYARRLQATGRASSVLCGAAEEYSPARAWLQHHTGDAGGADSVLGEGCAMLRVEPSEQAPDSAFADVLALEFGVFDGVNQVAAVLRQCLHTALGNADVTPAELWRVATSGAPGALGSGEHAALDALLADSAADRVSCADFLGDTAAVAAAFQVVSVLAMAETEPADAPRTALITSVDRDGVAGCAVLSLRPTPSGGYGPSTPPIAATTQQ, from the coding sequence GTGACCAAGCGACCCACCAGGCCGCGTCCAGTGATCGTGGACTGGTCGGCCATCTCTCCATTCGGCATCGGACGGGAGGCGTTCCTCGCGGGAATGTCCTCCGGCGGCGCCACCGACTGCGTGCCCGCCGAGGACGGCGCGATCCCCCGTACGCGGGCCCGGATGGCCGGGCAGTTCGAAACTCGAACGGCGCTGGGCCGCAAGGGAACCCGCTCCATGGACCGGCTGACCGCACTCACGGTTGCCACCGCCGGACAGCTCGTGGAGCGCTGCGCTGACCTGACGGGGAGTCCCGGCCAGGACGGTGGGGCGCCGGCCGATGTGCTGCCGGGACGAGCACTGGTCCTGGGCACCACAACCGGCAGTGCGCAGTCCATGATGGACTTCACCCGCAGCTCACTGACCGGTGACCGGCCCTACCATGTCGACCCGGCCCGGTTCCCCAACACGGTGATGAACTGCGCCGCTGGCCAGGCCGCTATCTGGCACCGGCTCAAGGGCCCGAACGTCACGGTTGGAGGCGGACGCGCCGCCGGGCTGCTCGCGCTGAACTACGCCCGCAGACTGCAGGCGACCGGCCGTGCCTCCTCCGTGCTGTGCGGCGCGGCCGAGGAATACTCCCCGGCCCGGGCCTGGCTCCAGCACCACACCGGGGATGCGGGCGGCGCGGATTCCGTGCTGGGCGAAGGCTGCGCGATGCTGCGCGTCGAGCCGTCCGAGCAGGCCCCCGACAGCGCCTTCGCTGATGTACTCGCCCTGGAATTCGGCGTCTTCGACGGCGTGAACCAGGTCGCGGCGGTGCTGCGCCAATGCCTCCACACGGCGCTGGGCAACGCCGACGTCACGCCCGCCGAGCTGTGGCGCGTGGCGACCAGCGGGGCGCCTGGCGCGCTCGGCTCCGGCGAACACGCGGCGCTCGACGCCCTGCTGGCGGACTCCGCAGCCGACCGCGTCAGCTGTGCGGACTTCCTCGGTGACACGGCCGCGGTGGCCGCCGCCTTCCAGGTGGTCTCGGTCCTGGCCATGGCGGAGACGGAGCCCGCCGACGCGCCGCGCACCGCCCTGATCACCTCG
- a CDS encoding beta-ketoacyl-[acyl-carrier-protein] synthase family protein — protein sequence MPEFTEAYGSRRVVLTGLGAVSSIGIGAERFLAGLRQGRSGAKPIGAYDTTGFEYANGCEVVDFDPGRYLTTLDPRTLGRATQFSVAAARMAVQDAGLSDNELSSRACMVSVGTTDGESRDLDHLVEHELEQGPESMDPAVAGRVPVANLSTAVAREFRLTKAETITVPTACAAGNYAIGYGLDAIRLGEADIVLGGGADAMCRKTFAGFYRLGTIAPEVCAPFDIDRKGILTGEGAGILVLESLESALARGARIYAEVLGYGLNCDAYHQVAPYQDSVADCMRLALRDAGVKPEEVGFISAHGTGTQANDVTEARAIRSVFATPPRTVSMKSMLGHSMGAASALAAIGCALAIREGFIPPTINHVETDPDVALDCVPNQAVPAELRIVQNNGLAFGGNNSVVIFGRYDS from the coding sequence GTGCCTGAGTTCACCGAGGCTTACGGTTCACGGCGGGTCGTACTGACCGGCCTGGGCGCCGTATCGAGTATCGGCATCGGTGCCGAGCGCTTCCTGGCAGGGCTACGCCAGGGGCGCAGCGGTGCCAAGCCGATCGGTGCCTACGACACCACGGGATTCGAATACGCCAACGGTTGCGAGGTCGTGGACTTCGACCCCGGCCGGTACCTGACCACCCTGGACCCCCGTACGCTGGGCCGCGCCACCCAGTTCTCCGTGGCAGCCGCCCGGATGGCCGTCCAGGATGCGGGCCTGTCTGACAACGAACTCTCCTCGCGTGCCTGCATGGTCTCGGTGGGCACCACTGACGGTGAGTCGCGCGACCTTGACCACCTGGTCGAGCATGAGCTTGAGCAGGGGCCTGAGAGCATGGACCCCGCCGTGGCCGGCCGCGTGCCGGTCGCCAACCTCTCCACCGCGGTCGCTCGCGAGTTCCGCCTCACCAAGGCCGAGACCATCACGGTGCCGACGGCCTGTGCCGCGGGTAACTACGCCATCGGCTACGGCCTGGACGCCATCCGCCTTGGCGAGGCCGACATCGTGCTGGGCGGCGGCGCTGACGCCATGTGCCGCAAGACCTTTGCCGGCTTCTACCGGCTGGGCACCATCGCCCCGGAGGTCTGCGCACCCTTCGACATCGACCGCAAGGGCATCCTCACCGGCGAGGGCGCGGGCATCCTCGTCCTGGAGAGCCTGGAATCCGCACTGGCGCGCGGGGCCCGTATCTATGCCGAGGTGCTCGGCTACGGACTGAACTGCGACGCCTACCACCAGGTAGCGCCCTACCAGGACAGCGTCGCGGACTGTATGCGCCTCGCCCTTCGCGATGCCGGTGTGAAGCCCGAGGAGGTCGGCTTCATCTCCGCGCACGGCACCGGCACCCAGGCCAATGATGTCACCGAGGCGCGGGCGATCCGGTCGGTGTTCGCCACCCCGCCGCGCACGGTGTCGATGAAGTCGATGCTCGGTCACTCGATGGGCGCGGCCAGCGCGCTCGCCGCCATCGGGTGCGCGCTGGCCATCCGTGAAGGGTTCATTCCCCCGACCATCAACCATGTCGAGACGGACCCCGACGTCGCCCTGGACTGTGTGCCCAACCAGGCGGTGCCGGCTGAGCTGCGCATCGTCCAGAACAACGGGCTCGCCTTCGGCGGCAACAACTCCGTCGTGATCTTTGGCAGGTATGACTCGTGA